In the Glycine max cultivar Williams 82 chromosome 6, Glycine_max_v4.0, whole genome shotgun sequence genome, AGATGAACTCCTTATGTGTTGACTTTCAAAGTTAAACTTGTGTCTATCAATAGTTTTTGttagataatattttcaatCATCACACCACTCGTGAGCTTGATAAGTGTCGCTTGCTAGCTATCATTCATTTCCAATAATTCTTGCTTGATGTCCAAGGCCCAGCATTTGTGGCCTAGGATGGTTCTTGTGAATTGAGaataaatcttaattataaGAGTGTAATCtttgaccaaacaaaaaaacagtGAAATATtctttcaacaaaaataaaaaaaacatgaaatctTCACGCATAAAAAAGAGAGTGAAATCTTGCTTGGAAAATTCTTATTTCATAAGACTATTTTAGTAATGAGAAGGTTTGATTATGTTTTCATTCTCTTAATTTGagttaatatgattttaatcctttttaAACTTTGTTAAGCTAATTCAATCTTCATAACTTTATCAAGGAAGTTTAGTTCAATTGCTTAAGTATAGTGTGTGAGTTGTTGCAAAGCCACTAATACTTGTCTTTGTCTTTgattcttacaaataaaaaaatctttataactttaaaattaaagaaaatataatttgtcataatttttttacaaaccacatatatttttcattaaagatAATCTTGTTCAAATATATAACTTTattatgaacaaaaaaaatctctttccgaatatttaatgtaattgcttacttaaaactcaaatttaagaGTCATGACcactaattaaactaaaataacccAAATCCAATTAATTCTCGTATTTAGTGGTAATTCatctattaatttttcattcttttgtaacattttagaattgaaaatttatttgataatttcacGCTGCTTATACCACATAggattaaataatatatgtgtAATGTCATGATTTTATTACTTGTCCCAGTaagtgttttattttaatttcaagataaaatttaaatgttattttatgttaattgagatgttagttaatttaatttgtataactTTGATGTTTTATGAGTGTTAGTGGGCTTAGACAATTCTCGGTCATAAATTTGGTCACAAAAACATGTAAAGGAGGGGTGGGAATAGAAAAAATAGGTAGTTAGATTGGAAAATGGATCAACCACATTTCTCAAAACCCCTTCAAACATTGAAAGAGCTCTCATTTCTATTCATTTCTCTTGGGTTTTTACGCTTGATGTTTTATTCTAAGATTTAACAGATTGTAGTTAATACTAATAGATATAAGATTCAATTAAGCTTTCAAGGGACAGCATTCTGAATCTAGATCCCCTGAAGTATAATGTGAATGATTAGAaaagagttattaatttttttcaaattatcaaaatttaatatataaatctctttaattttattttatatcattttatatgtttttattttgaatagtttacaaattttatttataatttatcaatttataattaaatttcataaactaatatctaaatattttacataattttttggtaaattgattttaatgtacaaattatttttactctaattatttatgtaaaactcaaaagatttatatattacatatattttaaaattttagttaaaaaaattgataatttaaaaaataataactcttCACtagtgataaataaaaaataattttaatataattaattaaataaaaaagtgttttattaccttttttatgaataattttacgtaaataattagagtaaaaataatttatatattaaaattaatttaaaaaaatgatgtacaaattttcatattaatttatgaaatttaattatatattggtaacataaaaataaaagtatgtaaattattcaaaataaaaatatataaaataatataaaataaaaattaaaaagatttatatattaaaaaaattaatttaaaatttttgataatttgaaatataaaaaaaatcttgtctaatgatagatgaaaaataatattaatatatttcaataaacaAGACAAATGTCTTAatgatttattgttttgtttatgaataaaaagTTACGAGTTCAATTTCTatttaaacactttttttatttttcacttcatttaatttatttcaatataaGTTTCACGACAACATTAAGATGTCACATTAAAGTCAACATTTGATTTTGGATAATCAACatataaaaaagagtaaaattacaatttaacctaTTATAAAAGATACtctttctgttttttattttaattgctgaattttttaaaataaaaatgtttttatttattcatcatCTACAAAGTTAAATATCACATCAATTACtcttttgttaattatattttacttattttttaatttttaattaatttatccatgcatttatttgtgaattggaaaaaaaaagataaaataaaaaacttcgcaactattttatcatattcaagaaactttattgtattttttgattaaaacttaaaaactttaaaaataacacaaaaagaaatagatggaatataaatataactatcatcaataataacactACATTAGTggtaattgatattaaaaatttaaataaattataaatgattttatgtGTATTACTATTAAAGTCACAAGTaacaaataatagaaattaagataatattataaaatttatttaaaatatcattaaaaataaattgattaataaatttaaattttttattccttagtTTGACTTCCTGATTCCTGGATCGACTGACacgagaattttaaaaaaaaattatttgtacttttttttagctGTCATGCACTAAAAGTAAAAAGGACTGAAAACGAGAAATTGCATCAGTCTCTGTTAAACATTACTCAaaccaaacaagaaaaaaaaaaacaatattcttAACCAACAAAGACAGCTACACAAGCATCCCATAACAACCAAAAACCTTATTTTACGCCACCAAgcttattcaaaatttgaaggacgactgaaatgaataaaatgagAGAAGAAATGATTCTACAGGCTAAGATCCAAGTTGATTGTGTTTTCCTGGGAGGAGCTTGCATCATCTTTTCTCCCTTCTTCTGACATCAttccttcattttcttcaatttcCCCAAATTTGCGCTTCCTTTGTTCATTATCCCCTTTATATACCCAGCGATATCCGTATTTCTTCACCTCAGCATATGACTCTTTCCACTTTCTCCTTCCATCACATTTCAAAAGCAATCTTCCAAGATTTTCGGGCTGGAGatggaatttaaaaatgaacaTTTTTCGATCAAAAAAGAATAGCCACATGTGATCTGATTTGTCTAAAACAAGTTCTTGATCTAGATCTTCATAAAAATCCACTGGAATATCACTAAAACCCGAGTAGTACCCATCTGTTTTTGAAAAAGCCATCGCTGAGATTGTTTCATGAGGTACGACGAATATTGCACAAAACGCAACGCCAATCCAATTATCGTCATGCATAACATGAGATGCGTCTAAGCTTACACAATTTCCCTCATGCTGATTATTGAACCACTTTGGTATTTCACTTCCAGGACTAACACCTTCAGATCTGTAAAAAGAATGGATCACCTGCAGAGACATCTATATGTTATTTCCTGATTCCTATACacaaaaaaggagagagaaagagatggCAGGAGCAAAGGAGGAACATGCAAACCTGATACAATTGCATCATCCATGAAAAAGCCATGTTACTGCAGCGTTTCCTATCAAATAATTTTGGgcaattaaaaatgtataatcCTGTTTTGTTTCCAAAATAGCTTTCACCAGTTGGGATTTCAATCCGTGAAGGGAGCTCAGGCAAAGATTTCAACTGCTTGCAATGTTGTAACTTTAAACACAACAGTTTGGAAAGCTTCTTGAGGTTGGGCAGTGTAGCAAAATTGTTACCACTTAAATCTAGCCATTCTAAGCAACACATATTTCCAATAGCATCAGGGATTTCAACTAAATTACAGAAACTTAGATCAAGTTGACGCATACATGGAAATATTGGGGAGGAAGGCATTGAGCAACTAActgattttttatgttgtctGGAGTAGGAAGATGTTGATTGGAAATGAATAGGAGCTCCATCTATACCAATCTTCTTCAATTGCCCTGCATCCCTTAGTTCATATAATAACTCGGTGTTGTACAGTTTTACACAGCCAGAGAGATTCAGATATTTAAGAGAATTGAGACCTAGTATGCTATTGGGTAAGCTTTCTAGATTTTTGCagtttttcaaattcaattctCTGAGCTTTTCTAGTAAACCGATGGATGGATCAATGCGTTTGAGTTGTTTGCAGTTTTCCATATTCAAATGATCGaggttttttagaaaaccgatggaTTGATCAATGTGACTGAGACTTTGACATCCTTCGAGATATAGCTTTTTAAGAATTAGGTCCTCTCCAAACTGTGGCAACTTGATAAGACTTTTGCAATTTCTCAAATTCAGAGAAGTAAGCTTTCGTGAAAGAACGGACAGACCGATCTCTTCGAGTTGTATACATCCTTCGAGATCAAGCCACTCAAGATATAGGGCATCTCCAATATATGgcatttttattagatttttggagccagagagatccAAATGCCTCAAATTGGGTAGAGGCTACAATACAAGACCAATAGTaggaaacaaaattaataatgacaTTCAgcctttcttttgtttctttaattaaatagagaaaaaaggaTTATCTTAAGAAAGTTtgcctttttatttgtttatttaaatgaaaacaatatagaaaaataataataataataattgatattacCTTTCTATCTTCCCAAAGTTGTTTGATGTTGCTTTTAGGTAGAATCAACTCAACAAGTTTGTCCGGCTCAAAACTTGGTGGCAAACACTCAAAAGGATACTTTACCCAAGTAAGATATCCTAATTCATTGGAAAGCTTAGTAAGTGTTCCTGAATAATTGATTTCGTAGCCAGCGTATCTAAATTTGAGAAGTTTAAGGTTACTCATTGTTGATAGAGCATCCACCCTCACTGTTGGAAGAAAGTGAGAGTCTTCTAAGTCAGAGTCTTCTTCTAAGTCATAGTCTTCTAAGTCAGAGTCTTCTTCTAAGTCAGAGTCTTCTTCTAAGTCATAGTCTTCTAAGTCAGAGTCTTCTTCTAAGTCAGAGTCTTCTTCTAAGTCAGAGTCTTCTAAGTTAGAGTCTTCTTCTAAGTCAGAGTCTTTTTCAATGTCATAGTCTTCTTCATGAACTATGGCCTCAACATTTTCTGTTGCCTTGAacattgaaaagaggaaagaactATGGCCTCAACATTTTCTGTTGCCTTGAacattgaaaagaggaaagaaaatattagatatttaaaagtatttacaaATTCTAGAATAATAGTAGgactttatatttaaaaattattttaccttATTATCCAACGAAACTATGTTGAGATCTTTGAAATCCCACAACCTACTCCACTTCCATGGATTCCAAGGTGATTTTTCTCTAACAATATACTTGCCCAAATTGCGCAAAACGTCATGCATTTCAACTATCCTACGCATGGTTATAAGTGATTTATCAACGAGAACTTGTAGGCCGTATTCGGGATTAAATCCACGAAAATCTAGAATTTCCTTCACATATATCACATCATGATCGTACAAGAAACATGCAATATCTAGAAATATTTCCTTGTGTGTATCCTCCAATTGATCAAAACTTATTCGCAACACATCCATAATACTTTTACTTTCTCTTAAGGAAACCAATGCACTCCCCCAATAAGAGACATCTTTACCAAACAAAGATGAGCCCAATACTTCAATTGCTAAGGGATGACCTTCACAATGTGATAGTACATGAGAAGTCAACGTTTTAAAATCactcataatataattatttttaaatgcattTTTGCAAAACAATCGAAGAGCATCGGTGTCATCCAATGGCTTCACTTGGTAAATAAGATCTGCTCCACGTGCCTTCAATATTTGTTGATCCCTAGAAATTATAATGACTATGCTTCCTCTACCAAGGCGTTCACGTAACAGATTCTTTCTATTCGCAGTAAACATATTAAGCTGTTTATCTTCTTCAACATTGTCAAGAACTATAAGTGCCTTTGCATTGTGTAGCCTCCTCCATGCCAGTTCTGTTCCATAAGATAAATTCCAAATCTTTAGATTTGTTTCATTTAGAGACTGAGAAAGTAAGTCTTTTTGTACACCTGCTGAACCTTCCAGTCGATAAAGTTTGCTTACGTCATCAATATaacaagaagaattaaattgaTGAGAGATTCTTTCATATAAAGCTCGACCAAGAGTGGACTTTCCTATTCCACCCATCCCAGTAATTCCAACAACTCGAACATCATTAACCGGCCCCAGCTGCTTTGATAATGTAGAAAAATGAGATTCCATCCCAACTAGATTATCATTTCGAAGAATAGAAAATTTGCAACCcacgattttttttatcttctgaaCAATTTCATCAATCACTGTAGGTTGTTCCCTAAAAGTTTAGAGAAAACAAAGAATGGCAAATCATCACCTAAGGGAACCAAAACAGAGCGTACATGCATAGAAGAAGATAATAACATATATagtacttttttcatttttaaaatattatttgtattaaacATGTATCTCCAGTTTAAAGATTGTAATAAGTAATACATTCAAGATAACAGCATTAGtaagaaatgataaaaatatattgtatatgCACGTAACAAACCAACAGAAGATTACTTACTTATTTCTGATATCCCAACCAGAGAGACTGGCTACTCGTTCCAGaacttctctccatgttgtaATTTCCTTCTCTTGGAACCTGGAACTTTGTTGGTGTTGGGCAAAGGCTTTCTCATAGTCTCCACTCAGTTTTCGCACTTGTGATGGATCAACATCATAGAAAATAGGCAGAAGATGTCTGGTAGATGGTTGAAAGCAATTCCAGATATGTGCTAGTTCACGCAGGCACCAAGTTGAGGAAGCATAGTCCTTGGAAAAGACAACAAGGAAAACATGAGACCCTTCAATGGCTCGTATTAGCTCTGGTGCTATGGATTCGCCTTTCCTgatatctttatcatctttgaaGGCCTCGATGCCTTGTTTTTTCAGAGCTTCAAAAAGAAAAGCGGTGAAGCTGTTGCGTGTGTCTTCACCGCGGAAGCTCACAAACACGTCATACtcaaacgaagaagaagaagaagaggtgcaTTGGATGATGGCATTAGAAGCAGAAGCCATTACAATTGCAAAACTGTGAAGGAAGAAGAACAAGTGTTTGTGGATAGAAATAATGTATGAAGAAATATAAATACGCAGAGTTCAGAAATTTCTTGGCAGCTGCGAGGGGTTGTTGTGATGAAGGGAAAATTGTAGGAAAGTGGTTTTGGGGGCATGCATGTGAAAGTGTCAGCTAATAATTGAATGTCAGCTAGTGTACCCACTTGCTATTGAATGAAGACTTGGTTGATGTTGCTGCTTCATCATTTCGTCGGGGCTTCCtatcaaactattttttttttatatttttatgtgttttgtGACGAAGGGCATTCATGTGAAAGTGTCAGCTAGTGAACCCACTTGCTAATGAATGTGAGAGGGCTCATGTGACATATCTAACGGTGACGAAGGGAGGTTCGTGGAAAACGAGTTATGAATTTCCCCCTAATAATTGAATTCAGACTTCGTTGATGTTGCTGCTTCATCATTTCGTCGATGCTTCCtatcaaactatttttttttttatatactttttctaATTGTTACCTTCTCAAAATATCTGGTTATTGAGTTTGTTACTTAAATTTAGGTTTTTTGTTCTTAAGCCATGAAATATTGAAATGTGTTATTAAAGGAATGCTGTTAAAAGGAttatcaaagattttttttaagaggaggattattaagattatttattattaaataaaaattttaattgtgtATAACCTGTTAATGTAATTTTGTaaaagacattatttattaaataattatttaatataaattcaatatttaaataattacaaaataagaaaaatatttagtgtGTGTTTAGTTTTAGTTGAAACATTATTCAtgagtttaaaattgattttggatatATTCTTAAATTGGTTGGTTTAATATTagagaataatttaaaattgattttaagtttaGAATTAATTTCGCGTTAAAGTAATTTTTGGTAATTTTTGAGTTAGATCCAAAATTTTGCCGCAAGTGTTACTCTaacttgattttttaataaaaacatcaaaacataaattcaaaatcaattttaattaaaataaattatatttaagataaattttatcCATGATCATTCAAACATACACATTTAGTCCCCCTTCACTGAATTCCTTCTGGATTGGTCCCTCGTCATAGATGACAACAAAAATATCATGTAGGCAACTCCTTTGATGTGTTCTTCCTTCATTTTAATGGGATAAAGTTGGTCACACAGGCAACTTAATAATGTGTAACTTGGCGCACATGACAGTTAAAGTGAGAAGGGAATGTTTAGTAggggtgaaaaataaaattggtgaaAATTAACAGAAGAATCATTTTGTGGTGAGTTTTataagtttagaaaaaaaaataatatacagaGAATTCAAAGATTAATTAAATGGCTAGTCAATAGGAATTTCACGGATAAAGTAATTATTAGTACTAATAATGTAATTAGTAGTAGTACGCATTATCAAGTAATATAATAGTAGTGTTAGCACattttaccaataaaaaaaggtAACAGTAGTTAAAATCacataatataataaacaaacaagTTATAGACTCGTACACGGCATGAGTGCAGTAAAATTgtacaaataatataattttagacaCTCTAAGAGATATTAGTCTCTATAAGTGAAAATATTCAACAATTCCtcaaatattaataaagaaaaagggaaatgttaattttaatcaCCCTCAAATAGATTTTGATATGCACTTGAGAGAAACATAGTAAATTAGTAATTGTAAATTACCCAAACATAATACATATTTAGTACCCAAAATTAAGAAGCTAATGACAAGCataatttcttatttgattacccaaaattatataatatttattttaaaattaataaagatattgattgacttgatgttttttatttgtctaAATCATATGTTAAGGGGGAATAATTTTATAACAGTTAGATGCCCACGTttgataatttatgtttttatttaaatattcctaaggtagagttttttttacataaataaagatatacagagatttgtttcttttaaatgTTAGTAAAAAATACTGTTTTTCTTACCTTTTCAACTAAAAgcattaatacaaaaaaaatgaaacaaaggttAAGGTCTTGTTATCCATAAACATTTATTATCTCAGTTTTTGAGTAATTAGATGGAATAACttccataaaattaattaaagtacacgagttaattttaacatacaaaaaattcaattcatttttattcttctttttcatagaGTGTATATAGAGAATTTACGGGCATATAAGAAAAGAGTTGTTTTAGAAGAAGAGGACCCAACTTGTAAATTCAACCTATTGCGCTTCCCGCCATTTCAATCATCAACTTCTAACTGTTCATTTCATTTAGCCAAAAGAAAGAATACCAACATAGCAAGAGAACAAAGAGAAGAAGCAAAGAGACCTTCTACGATCATCAATGCCTGCCAAAGTTTATATTGTGTATGCAGTATGCTCACATTTTAACCTTTGTTGTCTcctttaattgattctttatatATGTGTGCACTCGTGtgttataattataacttgTTAATCATTATCTGACATGCATGATGCATGCTTCTCAGTATGGAATTTCGTTCATTgggtttcttttatttcttcaatgggttcttaaatttgaaatcttttagATTTCAATGTTCTTTGAAGATCTTGGTGTCTAACTTTGAAAGATATGATGCATTCTTGCTCTGATTCTGTTTTTCCCTCTGTTCTGTAACGATACAATGGTTTGTTTGATCATTGGGGATGTTGAGAGATTTTCCATAGGAGCCATGAATGCTGAAAGTCTTGTGCTTTTCTATTTTCCCAATTTGCAAGAAAACTTGATTGTGTTCCTGATTCATTGACTTTCTGAATCATTGAACATCTTCTTTGGCATTCCATCATTGCCATTTTCTATAATGAAAGCACATTTCAAAATTGTTACTCAATTAGAAAATAGGTTTTCAGAGCTTGACAAGTTGTAAGCTGTGTACAGATAATATCCATCTACAATGATTTGCAAATA is a window encoding:
- the LOC100499653 gene encoding TIR-NBS-LRR type disease resistance protein: MESHFSTLSKQLGPVNDVRVVGITGMGGIGKSTLGRALYERISHQFNSSCYIDDVSKLYRLEGSAGVQKDLLSQSLNETNLKIWNLSYGTELAWRRLHNAKALIVLDNVEEDKQLNMFTANRKNLLRERLGRGSIVIIISRDQQILKARGADLIYQVKPLDDTDALRLFCKNAFKNNYIMSDFKTLTSHVLSHCEGHPLAIEVLGSSLFGKDVSYWGSALVSLRESKSIMDVLRISFDQLEDTHKEIFLDIACFLYDHDVIYVKEILDFRGFNPEYGLQVLVDKSLITMRRIVEMHDVLRNLGKYIVREKSPWNPWKWSRLWDFKDLNIVSLDNKATENVEAIVHEEDYDIEKDSDLEEDSNLEDSDLEEDSDLEEDSDLEDYDLEEDSDLEEDSDLEDYDLEEDSDLEDSHFLPTVRVDALSTMSNLKLLKFRYAGYEINYSGTLTKLSNELGYLTWVKYPFECLPPSFEPDKLVELILPKSNIKQLWEDRKPLPNLRHLDLSGSKNLIKMPYIGDALYLEWLDLEGCIQLEEIGLSVLSRKLTSLNLRNCKSLIKLPQFGEDLILKKLYLEGCQSLSHIDQSIGFLKNLDHLNMENCKQLKRIDPSIGLLEKLRELNLKNCKNLESLPNSILGLNSLKYLNLSGCVKLYNTELLYELRDAGQLKKIGIDGAPIHFQSTSSYSRQHKKSVSCSMPSSPIFPCMRQLDLSFCNLVEIPDAIGNMCCLEWLDLSGNNFATLPNLKKLSKLLCLKLQHCKQLKSLPELPSRIEIPTGESYFGNKTGLYIFNCPKLFDRKRCSNMAFSWMMQLYQVIHSFYRSEGVSPGSEIPKWFNNQHEGNCVSLDASHVMHDDNWIGVAFCAIFVVPHETISAMAFSKTDGYYSGFSDIPVDFYEDLDQELVLDKSDHMWLFFFDRKMFIFKFHLQPENLGRLLLKCDGRRKWKESYAEVKKYGYRWVYKGDNEQRKRKFGEIEENEGMMSEEGRKDDASSSQENTINLDLSL